A stretch of Anolis sagrei isolate rAnoSag1 chromosome X, rAnoSag1.mat, whole genome shotgun sequence DNA encodes these proteins:
- the LOC132780234 gene encoding uncharacterized protein, whose product MATKVQEQGLDASCSDPVEEQDAGCSIVAEHQDLARDEPEAVGECSGAEAGHSEMPSQPPAQCPATSLQVKQEEEPNTDPSLVPPPAKVAVPVPVPPVGEGKGAKRMMEDDGDIFKEMPDVCQDARESRRGMLLPDLFGEAHQAHSSQGGGCAKVEHAVPCLPNLGSENQRKRFRGFAYKETEGPQVAYERLQELLFQWLKPEARSKEEIVEQLVLEQFLSLLPEDVQRWVRERHPENGDEAVALAEDYQFLHPEPGRRPYPERTRQRSSARSWLR is encoded by the coding sequence ATGGCAACCAAGGTGCAAGAGCAGGGCCTGGATGCTTCTTGCTCTGATCCTGTGGAGGAACAGGATGCAGGTTGCAGCATTGTGGCTGAGCATCAGGACTTGGCTAGAGATGAGCCTGAGGCAGTGGGTGAATGTTCAggagcagaagctggccattCAGAGATGCCATCCCAGCCTCCAGCTCAGTGTCCGGCCACAAGCTTGCAGGTTAAACAAGAAGAGGAACCAAATACGGATCCCTCCCTGGTGCCTCCTCCTGCAAAGGTAGCAGTGCCAGTTCCTGTGCCCCCGgtaggagaagggaaaggagcaaAGCGGATGATGGAGGATGATGGTGACATCTTTAAGGAAATGCCTGATGTCTGCCAAGACGCTAGGGAGTCAAGAAGGGGTATGCTCTTGCCAGATCTCTTTGGGGAAGCCCATCAGGCTCATAGCAGCCAAGGTGGAGGATGTGCCAAGGTAGAGCATGCTGTTCCTTGTCTCCCCAATTTGGGCTCTGAAAATCAGCGTAAGCGCTTCCGGGGCTTTGCATACAAAGAGACTGAAGGGCCACAAGTGGCTTATGAGCGACTCCAGGAACTCTTGttccagtggctgaagccagaagCCCGGAGCAAGGAAGAGATTGTGGAGCAGCTGGTCCTTGAACAATTCCTGAGCCTCCTCCCTGAGGATGTCCAGCGCTGGGTTCGGGAACGTCACCCTGAAAATGGAGACGAGGCTGTGGCCCTGGCAGAAGACTATCAGTTTCTGCATCCTGAGCCTGGAAGACGACCCTACCCAGAGAGGACAAGGCAACGGTCTTCAGCCAGGAGTTGGCTCCGCTGA